From Shewanella psychrophila, a single genomic window includes:
- a CDS encoding putative bifunctional diguanylate cyclase/phosphodiesterase has protein sequence MLEQAWCELPVLCCDGKFNWLKLSFSALPNESEQVLLVAENVNDRHKLADELSFQTNFDNLTGLPNRAYFESYYSLSRDAETQMPTFAAFLNLDQFQVVNNISGHKAGDKLLCQVAIRLKQLVRKGDVVSRLGGDEFGILMHAIDEEAASHIAERICEQLSQHEFVWDKRKHSVSVSMGVAAFNGSDEEISEVLARADAACRVVKERGRNSWCMYSSSDPQVDRRYTDMNASVDVVGALALDKFELYYQPIEPLLGDDNGLHLEILLRMFTEDGAIVSPAVFLPAAERYNLASRVDRWVIDNLLHWGGTHLDIWDELSMVAINLSATSLDDSEFMNWLEIRLMAEPELVSKLCFEITETAAVSQLDLATALIDLVKPLGCKLALDDFGSGFSSFAYLKLLDVDFVKIDGQFVRHLCDDNSDQAIVTAICQLGRDMDFDIIAEFVESSEIGYRLKSLGVDFAQGYAIAKPAKLSTLTRGESLHWFMNELSGEQASEIGDELTLVSRK, from the coding sequence GTGTTAGAGCAAGCTTGGTGTGAGCTACCGGTATTATGTTGTGATGGTAAGTTTAACTGGCTCAAGCTTAGTTTCAGTGCGCTGCCCAATGAGTCGGAGCAAGTTTTACTGGTGGCAGAGAACGTTAACGATCGCCATAAACTTGCCGACGAGCTAAGTTTTCAAACCAACTTCGATAACCTGACAGGATTGCCCAATAGAGCCTATTTCGAGTCCTATTACTCTTTGAGTAGGGATGCTGAAACACAAATGCCAACCTTTGCGGCTTTTCTCAATCTGGATCAGTTTCAAGTCGTTAATAACATCAGTGGCCATAAAGCCGGGGATAAACTCTTGTGTCAGGTGGCGATAAGGCTAAAGCAATTGGTACGGAAAGGGGATGTTGTTTCTCGTCTCGGCGGGGATGAATTTGGGATCTTGATGCATGCCATTGATGAAGAGGCGGCTTCCCATATTGCCGAGCGGATTTGTGAGCAACTGAGTCAACATGAATTTGTATGGGATAAACGTAAGCATAGTGTCAGTGTCAGTATGGGAGTAGCGGCTTTTAATGGATCTGATGAGGAAATATCTGAGGTACTCGCCAGAGCTGACGCTGCATGCCGGGTGGTGAAAGAGAGAGGTCGTAACTCCTGGTGTATGTATTCATCAAGCGATCCTCAGGTGGATCGCCGCTATACGGACATGAATGCGTCGGTCGATGTGGTTGGCGCCTTAGCCTTAGATAAGTTTGAACTCTATTATCAGCCCATTGAGCCACTGCTGGGTGACGATAACGGCTTACATTTAGAGATTTTATTGCGCATGTTTACAGAAGATGGCGCTATCGTATCACCTGCGGTCTTCTTACCCGCTGCCGAGCGCTACAATCTCGCTTCTCGAGTCGACCGTTGGGTTATAGATAATTTACTGCATTGGGGTGGGACACATCTAGATATTTGGGATGAGTTATCTATGGTCGCAATTAACCTGTCGGCGACTTCATTAGATGATAGTGAGTTTATGAACTGGCTGGAGATTCGGCTGATGGCAGAGCCTGAACTGGTTTCTAAACTCTGCTTCGAGATCACTGAAACCGCGGCTGTGAGCCAGTTGGATCTGGCTACCGCACTTATCGATCTGGTTAAACCCTTAGGTTGCAAGTTAGCACTGGATGATTTCGGATCGGGTTTCTCAAGCTTTGCCTATCTTAAGTTACTCGATGTCGATTTCGTCAAAATTGATGGCCAGTTTGTCAGGCACTTGTGTGATGATAATTCAGATCAGGCGATAGTCACCGCGATATGTCAACTTGGTCGGGATATGGATTTTGACATTATTGCCGAGTTTGTCGAGTCATCCGAGATAGGCTACAGACTAAAAAGCCTAGGGGTCGATTTCGCGCAGGGTTATGCCATAGCTAAGCCTGCCAAACTCAGTACATTGACTAGAGGTGAGAGTCTGCATTGGTTTATGAATGAATTAAGCGGTGAGCAGGCTAGTGAGATTGGTGATGAATTAACCCTTGTTTCAAGAAAGTAG
- a CDS encoding 2'-5' RNA ligase family protein has translation MQRLFLGVSPTEQQVNQLSDIQSLLTTVGHKGYGRPVNRNNFHMTIAFLGQTDNASLALLIKAIDAIACTSGWKKFSITLDKLTLWRKPQVLCLSAPSLTQVSLNPELYYTVEHCQKIIHSIQSKSVPSRSTYNGAEQPTKPHLHFTPHITLLRKAKLLPEKNLIQMGLAAITLNPSQMHLYRSVSGERGVEYHILHSWPLV, from the coding sequence ATGCAGCGACTATTTTTAGGTGTCTCGCCAACAGAGCAGCAAGTTAATCAACTCAGCGATATTCAGTCTCTACTGACTACCGTAGGCCACAAAGGTTATGGTCGCCCAGTCAATCGCAACAATTTCCATATGACGATCGCCTTTCTCGGCCAAACTGATAACGCTTCTCTGGCCCTGCTAATTAAGGCTATCGATGCAATTGCTTGCACCAGTGGCTGGAAAAAATTTAGTATCACCTTAGACAAATTAACCCTGTGGCGTAAACCTCAGGTTTTATGTTTATCCGCCCCTTCACTGACTCAGGTATCGCTCAACCCTGAGTTGTATTACACAGTGGAGCATTGTCAGAAGATTATTCATTCGATACAGTCAAAGTCGGTACCTTCTAGGTCGACTTACAACGGGGCCGAACAGCCAACTAAACCCCATCTACACTTCACTCCCCATATAACCTTACTTAGAAAGGCTAAGTTATTGCCGGAGAAAAACCTGATACAGATGGGTTTAGCAGCAATTACACTCAATCCAAGTCAGATGCACTTATATCGTTCTGTCAGTGGTGAACGCGGCGTCGAATACCATATTTTACATTCCTGGCCATTAGTCTGA
- a CDS encoding response regulator — MYISFDEFSINIQQLELIIKQQSIPIDERICLLLRLLIENYPSHCSKQLCLESIWPDTVVSDMSLSKLVSDARKIFKQAGCEVAIIQTVHGRGYRLSQELGRQLANQQLTPVTATLASETYVTDRLTDDRKADNTSLKSNFTGIRQKLDKLAHEWPRVSTILFSIAVSFIVLYALLSTHSFDRYLTASHEGHSVVDEKAIVYSESADAIGRVLWIDDHPENNSREREFLRGKNIGVYSTTSSREALLLISLYQYDVIISDMGREEDAIAGLKLLEKMRSQGVEIPFYIYTLNATDELIAKIASSGGQGVAVDSEGLFRQVMTHFDTE, encoded by the coding sequence ATGTATATCAGTTTTGATGAGTTTAGTATCAACATCCAGCAATTAGAGTTGATCATTAAACAGCAGTCGATTCCGATCGATGAACGGATCTGTTTGCTACTTCGTCTCCTTATCGAAAATTATCCCAGTCACTGCAGTAAACAGCTATGTCTCGAGTCTATCTGGCCCGATACTGTGGTGTCCGATATGTCCTTGTCTAAACTCGTGTCCGATGCCAGAAAGATATTTAAGCAAGCGGGATGTGAGGTCGCTATCATTCAAACGGTACATGGTCGTGGTTATCGTCTATCCCAAGAGCTTGGCAGGCAGCTGGCAAATCAGCAATTAACGCCAGTTACGGCGACTCTAGCCTCCGAGACCTATGTTACAGATCGGCTTACAGACGATAGAAAAGCCGATAATACGAGCCTCAAGTCTAACTTTACTGGTATTCGGCAGAAGCTGGACAAGCTTGCCCATGAGTGGCCCAGAGTGTCGACAATTTTATTTTCTATCGCTGTGAGTTTCATCGTTTTATATGCTTTGCTTTCTACGCACTCCTTCGACCGATATTTAACAGCCAGTCATGAGGGGCACAGTGTAGTCGATGAGAAGGCAATTGTTTACAGTGAGTCTGCCGATGCCATAGGGCGGGTGCTATGGATAGATGATCATCCAGAGAATAACTCGAGAGAGCGGGAGTTCCTCAGAGGGAAAAACATAGGCGTATACAGTACGACTTCGTCTCGTGAGGCTTTGCTACTGATTTCCTTATATCAATACGATGTGATCATCTCTGACATGGGACGTGAAGAAGATGCCATCGCTGGCTTGAAATTACTTGAGAAGATGCGTAGCCAAGGTGTCGAGATCCCTTTTTATATTTATACCCTAAATGCGACGGATGAGTTGATCGCAAAAATTGCTTCTAGCGGCGGTCAGGGAGTCGCAGTTGATTCAGAGGGGCTGTTTCGACAAGTCATGACTCATTTCGATACTGAATGA
- a CDS encoding HlyD family secretion protein produces MKEIMLPYIFIVWLLFKFKVIQPRPRNYFISVFIGCLLAFSLFMAHRFYSPSDLTNSTTVRAPHSVLSPALGQQIDQIYVDHNQYVNEGELLYTLRDDSVVSAIDEVMANKMEIQRTVEAKQVEFAQANRDYVRNQRIQAHVSERDLENSGDRVEIVQAELKVLEAKLDVQRAKIRSLNYELSQLNVTAPFDGMVTHVYIADGSRVGAMHFWQTNKKFVEMRIPDQSFAYINKGQFAEFYIDAYPGQIFRARVHSKVEATGEAQGDILPREQSVGRHISLGSMPIGRTVILEVDEATMAMLPIGATGSAWISADKPHSILGFLDIIGAATVRLVATKSYLNAI; encoded by the coding sequence ATGAAAGAGATAATGCTTCCCTATATATTTATTGTTTGGTTACTGTTTAAGTTTAAGGTCATTCAGCCCAGACCCAGAAATTACTTTATCAGTGTCTTTATCGGCTGCCTGTTAGCCTTTAGCCTGTTTATGGCTCATCGATTTTACTCACCTTCTGATCTGACTAACTCGACCACTGTTAGAGCCCCTCACTCTGTGCTGTCACCGGCTTTAGGTCAGCAGATCGATCAGATCTATGTCGATCATAACCAGTATGTAAACGAGGGTGAACTGCTTTATACCTTAAGAGACGATAGTGTTGTCAGTGCCATCGATGAAGTCATGGCGAATAAGATGGAGATTCAACGTACTGTCGAAGCTAAACAGGTGGAATTTGCCCAAGCCAATCGCGATTATGTGCGTAATCAAAGGATCCAAGCCCATGTTAGCGAACGAGATTTAGAAAACTCCGGAGATCGCGTTGAGATTGTTCAGGCTGAGCTCAAAGTGCTTGAGGCAAAGCTAGATGTGCAAAGGGCTAAGATCAGAAGCTTAAATTATGAACTCAGCCAACTCAATGTGACCGCGCCCTTTGATGGCATGGTGACCCATGTCTACATTGCCGATGGCTCACGTGTTGGTGCCATGCATTTTTGGCAGACAAATAAGAAGTTTGTCGAGATGAGGATTCCGGATCAGTCTTTTGCCTATATCAATAAGGGGCAGTTCGCCGAGTTTTATATCGATGCTTATCCGGGGCAGATATTTAGGGCAAGAGTACACAGTAAAGTTGAGGCTACCGGAGAGGCTCAGGGGGATATACTGCCAAGAGAGCAGTCTGTAGGCAGGCATATTTCCCTTGGTTCTATGCCAATAGGGCGTACGGTTATCTTAGAGGTTGATGAAGCGACTATGGCCATGTTGCCTATAGGAGCAACTGGTTCGGCATGGATCAGCGCCGATAAGCCTCATAGCATACTTGGCTTCTTAGATATTATAGGAGCGGCTACGGTGCGTTTAGTGGCGACTAAGTCTTATTTAAATGCAATTTAG
- the hrpB gene encoding ATP-dependent helicase HrpB — MYTGSPLAIETSLPLNQLPIHKLLSPLREAFHVNNQVILEAPTGAGKSTALPLAMLDWSEFKGKILMLEPRRVAARSVANYIASQRGSQIGGEVGFRVRGESRCGESTRLEIVTEGILTRMIQQDPELAGIDLIIFDEIHERHLTTDLGLALALEIQGSFREDLKILAMSATLSGLPLSTLMPDACSLQSEGRSFPVELGYRSLAESKGRTQGANPYQNRTQIWLEHMGKCIVDLLNGDDKHLASIDASIGSNIDISGSLLAFLPGQGEIMRLHDYLAKRLDLNIFSLCPLYGSLPAKAQDRAIAPATDGKRKVVLSTNVAESSLTIDGITMVVDSGYKRHASFNPKTGVTRLTLKRISQASAAQRAGRAGRLSAGYCLRLWSQEEQGRLLKADEPEILHSDLIPMSLDAACWGVKSLNELPLLTLASKANETVAWQLLALLDLVDEQRTLTKHGSQAYQLGCHPRLAHMLLKAKSLSQNEGNDQLVGLACLLAGILESRSLGRHGVDISNYLREAIQAESGKQVRTWMKKLKVNIDLSRLVSSIGSGDIALLLALAFPDRIAKSRGVSGYQLANGTGVTLPEHDPLARADWLVVADFQESEGRTSGRVYLAAEIDEDLFKKRLAFLVKSQDYCGWDDGKGRFFAENRQRIGQIVLSKAASSKPDPEQIKAAIFELIRSKGLELLNLNSKVLQLQNRVKLATELDTDAGWPDIGEQHLLASLEDWLGPYINDVRSLSQLRALDCYTLLQNLFEWDKLQRLDKLFPCHWSMATGTRAAITYDDAGRARLSVRLQEALGMAQSPILANGKLTVTMELLSPARRPLALTADLASFWQGPYVEVKKEMKGRYPKHLWPDDPANTLPTRFTKKKTLSRNDS, encoded by the coding sequence ATGTACACTGGGTCGCCCTTAGCCATTGAGACCTCACTTCCCTTGAATCAGTTACCCATACATAAGCTGCTCTCGCCCTTAAGAGAGGCTTTCCATGTCAATAATCAGGTTATTCTGGAAGCCCCTACTGGTGCAGGTAAATCGACGGCCCTGCCGTTAGCCATGCTAGATTGGAGTGAGTTTAAGGGCAAGATTTTGATGCTTGAACCCAGGCGTGTAGCGGCAAGGAGTGTGGCGAATTATATTGCCAGTCAGCGAGGCTCTCAGATTGGCGGAGAGGTCGGGTTTAGAGTGAGAGGCGAGTCTCGTTGTGGTGAGTCGACTCGGCTCGAGATCGTTACCGAAGGTATTCTGACTCGTATGATCCAACAAGATCCCGAGTTAGCTGGCATAGATCTAATTATCTTCGATGAGATCCATGAGCGCCATCTCACTACCGATCTTGGCTTGGCATTGGCGCTAGAGATCCAGGGATCATTTAGAGAAGATCTTAAGATCTTGGCCATGTCAGCCACGCTTTCTGGCTTACCCTTGTCGACTCTGATGCCAGATGCTTGTTCGTTGCAGAGTGAGGGGCGCAGTTTTCCTGTGGAGCTAGGTTATCGAAGCCTTGCAGAATCTAAGGGGCGGACTCAAGGGGCCAACCCCTATCAGAATCGCACCCAAATCTGGTTAGAGCATATGGGAAAATGCATCGTCGACTTGTTAAATGGCGATGATAAGCACCTAGCTAGCATCGATGCCAGCATCGGTAGCAATATCGATATTTCTGGCTCACTGCTCGCGTTTCTTCCCGGTCAGGGGGAGATCATGCGCTTACATGACTATTTAGCTAAGCGTTTAGACCTCAATATATTTTCTCTCTGTCCTCTCTATGGCAGTTTGCCCGCTAAGGCTCAAGACAGGGCGATTGCACCAGCCACAGATGGTAAGCGTAAAGTCGTGCTGTCTACTAATGTTGCCGAGTCGAGTCTGACCATTGACGGGATCACTATGGTGGTCGATTCCGGTTATAAACGCCACGCAAGCTTTAACCCAAAAACCGGGGTGACGCGTTTGACACTTAAACGCATCAGTCAGGCATCTGCGGCCCAGCGTGCGGGTCGTGCGGGGCGTCTATCAGCTGGTTATTGTCTACGTCTCTGGAGTCAAGAGGAGCAAGGGAGGCTATTAAAGGCGGATGAGCCGGAAATATTACATAGCGATCTTATTCCTATGTCATTGGATGCTGCCTGTTGGGGAGTCAAGTCGCTTAATGAGTTGCCTTTGCTGACTCTGGCCTCGAAAGCCAATGAGACCGTGGCCTGGCAGTTATTGGCCTTGTTAGATCTGGTTGATGAACAGAGAACATTGACCAAGCATGGTAGTCAAGCCTATCAGTTGGGCTGTCATCCGAGGCTGGCGCATATGTTACTGAAGGCGAAGTCACTCTCACAAAATGAGGGGAATGATCAATTGGTGGGATTGGCCTGTCTACTCGCCGGGATTTTAGAGTCCCGCTCTCTGGGTCGACATGGCGTTGATATCAGTAACTACCTTAGAGAAGCAATTCAGGCTGAGTCCGGTAAACAGGTTCGTACCTGGATGAAGAAACTCAAGGTTAATATCGACCTGTCTCGACTCGTCTCATCCATAGGCTCGGGAGATATCGCCCTGCTATTAGCGCTGGCTTTTCCGGACCGAATAGCCAAGAGCCGCGGCGTATCTGGCTATCAGTTGGCTAATGGTACCGGAGTGACTCTTCCGGAACATGATCCCTTAGCCCGGGCCGATTGGTTAGTGGTGGCAGATTTTCAGGAGAGTGAGGGACGAACCAGTGGCAGAGTCTATTTGGCGGCCGAAATAGATGAAGATTTGTTTAAGAAGCGATTAGCTTTTCTGGTCAAGAGCCAAGATTATTGTGGTTGGGATGACGGGAAAGGACGCTTTTTTGCCGAAAATAGACAGCGAATAGGTCAAATTGTCTTGAGTAAGGCTGCCTCGAGTAAGCCAGATCCTGAGCAAATAAAAGCAGCAATATTTGAACTGATACGCAGTAAGGGGTTGGAATTACTTAATTTAAACTCCAAGGTGTTACAGCTCCAGAACAGGGTTAAGCTCGCGACAGAACTAGACACTGATGCAGGTTGGCCGGATATTGGCGAACAACATCTATTAGCGTCTTTGGAGGATTGGCTAGGGCCTTACATTAATGATGTAAGAAGCTTGTCACAACTGCGGGCTCTTGACTGTTATACTCTGCTGCAGAATCTGTTTGAGTGGGATAAACTGCAGCGTCTCGACAAGCTTTTTCCTTGCCACTGGTCCATGGCGACCGGGACTAGAGCGGCCATAACCTATGATGATGCGGGCAGGGCGCGACTGAGTGTCAGGTTACAAGAAGCGTTAGGCATGGCTCAGAGTCCTATCTTAGCTAACGGCAAGCTTACGGTAACCATGGAGCTGCTCTCTCCGGCGCGCAGACCCTTAGCCTTAACAGCAGATTTAGCCAGTTTCTGGCAGGGGCCATATGTCGAAGTGAAGAAAGAGATGAAAGGAAGGTATCCCAAGCACCTGTGGCCAGATGATCCTGCCAATACCTTGCCGACTCGTTTCACCAAAAAAAAGACATTAAGTAGAAATGATAGCTAA
- a CDS encoding Mg2+ and Co2+ transporter yields the protein MKIHDTSLEFESLPSLMVLLDSVAFMWFIALVTLSIFSWVALKLWHLHSLPKYMAKEKGMHQAKLIFWLCMLGLIWKPLWVIAVIAIVTDWDKAQLWFKGTRS from the coding sequence ATGAAAATACATGATACAAGTTTAGAATTTGAATCCCTGCCTAGTTTGATGGTCTTGCTCGATTCTGTCGCATTTATGTGGTTTATCGCCTTAGTGACACTCTCGATATTTTCTTGGGTTGCCTTAAAGTTATGGCACTTGCATTCATTGCCAAAATACATGGCGAAAGAGAAGGGAATGCATCAAGCCAAACTGATTTTTTGGTTATGTATGTTAGGTCTCATTTGGAAGCCCTTGTGGGTCATAGCAGTGATAGCGATCGTGACAGATTGGGATAAGGCGCAACTATGGTTTAAGGGGACACGTTCATGA